AGACCCTCCACCTGTTGGAAGCATCATTAAGCTAAAACTGCGCCCCCCTGGCTATCGCTCGGGTATCACACTCAATGCTGAAGTTGTTTGGAGCCGAACAGAAGGTGAATCCGGCGTTGGAGTTCGTTTTATCTTTCCGTGGTACAAATCAGCTCGTAAGCTCAACAAACTCATTGAGCGCATTCGAATTCAAATCGGGCTTCAAGACTCACGCTAACCAAGGCGAAAATTGGCATGCAGCATCTCGAGAGCTTGGTCTAAACTTTCGCTCGCAACCACCAAGGCAATGGCTCCGTCAGAGGCACCAAGCATTGTATGAACAATCTTGGCATCGTTTAATTGTCCCAGTACCTGAGAAACCACGGCCATAAGACCCGCTCCTACAAGTGTTAGGGCACAAACCTCTTCAGCACGAATGCCATGAGCTAAGGCGACAGCTTCTAAACCACGGTGCTCTTTTCCTGGAATTTGAGCTCGGTTTACCAGGAGCACTCCAGATTGCGTCGTCGCCATGGCCAAGACCGTGGCGCCCAAGCGCTCTACATCCTCGAGTAAACTCGAAACATCTTGAATGGGGCCGTGCATCAGCGACGCATCGGGAGCGCCTACGACAGCTGTGACGTGCCCCACTTCAACCTTTGCATCCGCACTGATTCGTGTTTGACGACCACTTGTATCGGCGGTCTTACGGGCCAAGATCTGAATACCGGCTTTGCGCGCAAATTCTACCGCTTGAGCATTTAAAACCCGAGCACCCGCGGCCGCCATGTGTTGCATCGTTTCATAGTCGATTTCTGAAAGCAGTGTGGCCTGCGGGCAGACGTTGGGATCTGCATCATAGACGCCATCAACATCTGAATAGATTTCACAGGCCTCAGCCTCCAGCGCCGCCGCCATGGCAACAGCCGTGGTGTCTGAGCCGCCTCGGCCAAGGGTTGTTATCTCACGCTCAAGGCTTACCCCTTGAAAACCCGCCACAATCACCACTTTCCCGGCTTCCAGTGCCTCTTGAATTCGGTAGGGACGCACTTCGATAATACGGGCACCTTGGTGGCTGTTCTCTGTGATAATCCCCGACTGACTTCCGGTGAACGAGATCGAATTCACCCCGGCTTTGTGCATCGCCATACTCAAGAGTGCCATGGAGATGCGCTCGCCTGCCGTCACCAACATATCAAGTTCACGCTGAGGAGGGTTTTGAGTGACCAAGGCCGCTTGAGCTAACAACTGGTCGGTCGTTTTACCCATTGCGCTGACAACCACGACAATTCTATCGCCGGCGGCAACCCGCTTTGCCACGGATTGAGCCACAGCGTGAAGCTTGTCCACGTCAGCTACAGAAGACCCACCATATTTTTGAACAATGATTGCCATGACAAATGAAAGTGCTTTCGACGACGAACTATTCCCAGCTCACCAAGTCCTTGGAGGTTTTTAAGGATAGACTGTATCGAAGCTCTTAAGAATCAGCGACGGTGCAACTCGTAGTTGTGCCACGCCTTCTTTGACTCTTCTAAATCCGACTTGAGATCTTTGCAGTCTTCATCGCTTTCAAGCAACGAAGCATCAATCTTCTCAATAAGCCCAACCAGGGCATCGCCCATCTCAACACTTGCTCGCACAAGTGTCTCCAGGCGGACCGTGACCGGTTCGAAGATATAATCTTCTACCTCAAGTTCGGTTCCTTCAAAGAGGCTTATTTCAACGCCACCACCAGCAGGCATAAATGCAAAGCACTGTTCGCTGTTGCGAAATGGAATCGTTTCCGAGTCCCCTGCGATGATCCATTGAAGTTTTCGTAGCCAT
Above is a genomic segment from Deltaproteobacteria bacterium containing:
- a CDS encoding aspartate kinase, which codes for MAIIVQKYGGSSVADVDKLHAVAQSVAKRVAAGDRIVVVVSAMGKTTDQLLAQAALVTQNPPQRELDMLVTAGERISMALLSMAMHKAGVNSISFTGSQSGIITENSHQGARIIEVRPYRIQEALEAGKVVIVAGFQGVSLEREITTLGRGGSDTTAVAMAAALEAEACEIYSDVDGVYDADPNVCPQATLLSEIDYETMQHMAAAGARVLNAQAVEFARKAGIQILARKTADTSGRQTRISADAKVEVGHVTAVVGAPDASLMHGPIQDVSSLLEDVERLGATVLAMATTQSGVLLVNRAQIPGKEHRGLEAVALAHGIRAEEVCALTLVGAGLMAVVSQVLGQLNDAKIVHTMLGASDGAIALVVASESLDQALEMLHANFRLG